The proteins below are encoded in one region of Segatella copri:
- a CDS encoding protein-disulfide reductase DsbD N-terminal domain-containing protein: MKRFLSIMAIALLACIATMAATAKKTNLKVLYVGGHSDIETFGVADYDKEAHAKSIVKRTAAWKVFLETYFTTVKTVQGKDYNYRMSYDYDVTIIDGDPTPIEPRRTIIENDRFSKLIPAKYFPENFDRPVITIADESETTGRYIGVKNDWYCLCLLGHAYNMNTKSAIFKGPYKVKITTTNRPTPAGAKEYAEMCQEKLPDMIPMWKVQNKDYSNTKGYKAGLVTRQWGYLDSPDTEIISGGESAKSYGAIAIGRHANFLHWGFSASPADMTEEAKPVFLNAVIYINKFKGHHIIARKLNEGISTRTTIDEHKYTVSKENYEAYKNSIEGFNNQIKHLADSLQKVVAAGGKMSETDKMYMKMAENPQPIPSYIDYVKERAGELYEMFGTDVDKYSSYYTENRPYFYGNLNDYDIKLDEDAKSIGIANNDKRILDKAISMWEKGQDIEKAKRILYRYTLLRYDNAKQWREWYNKYQSKLFFTESGGWLWLVNDLDPKTPGNDYSVLKFYDFNESNIAPIQEKATKEEPVALSSAVSTVGKDKELIIRMKIYPDYHIYAKVSDQDPYIQTTYDLKAEGDVKLVGELQKPVGRPMAGSKSIILEGEQIFRQKIEGKSGKITFIVNYQACDSHVCLMPKSKTITIEL, encoded by the coding sequence ATGAAGAGATTTTTATCAATAATGGCAATAGCCTTGTTAGCGTGCATCGCAACAATGGCTGCCACAGCCAAAAAGACGAATCTGAAAGTACTCTATGTAGGAGGTCATTCCGACATAGAGACTTTTGGAGTAGCAGACTATGACAAGGAAGCTCATGCCAAGAGTATCGTGAAAAGAACTGCCGCCTGGAAAGTCTTTCTTGAAACATATTTCACTACAGTGAAAACGGTACAAGGAAAAGACTACAACTACAGGATGTCATACGACTATGATGTAACCATCATTGATGGCGACCCAACTCCTATTGAGCCACGTCGCACAATCATTGAAAATGACAGATTCAGCAAGCTGATACCAGCCAAGTATTTCCCAGAGAACTTTGACCGTCCTGTCATCACCATCGCAGACGAAAGCGAGACAACAGGTCGCTATATCGGTGTGAAAAACGACTGGTATTGTCTCTGCCTTCTTGGTCATGCTTACAACATGAATACCAAGAGTGCCATCTTCAAAGGTCCTTATAAGGTGAAGATAACCACCACAAATCGCCCAACTCCTGCAGGCGCAAAGGAATATGCAGAAATGTGCCAGGAGAAGCTTCCAGATATGATTCCGATGTGGAAAGTACAGAATAAAGACTATAGCAACACCAAGGGTTATAAGGCAGGTTTGGTTACTCGCCAGTGGGGCTATCTGGATTCTCCTGATACAGAAATCATATCGGGTGGCGAAAGTGCCAAGAGCTATGGAGCCATCGCCATCGGTCGCCATGCCAACTTCTTGCATTGGGGTTTCTCTGCGTCTCCTGCAGATATGACAGAAGAAGCTAAGCCGGTTTTCCTCAATGCAGTTATTTATATCAACAAGTTTAAAGGTCATCATATCATTGCCCGCAAACTCAATGAGGGAATTTCTACCCGCACTACAATTGATGAGCACAAATATACCGTAAGCAAAGAAAACTACGAAGCTTACAAAAACTCGATTGAAGGTTTTAACAATCAGATTAAGCATCTGGCGGATTCACTTCAAAAGGTGGTTGCTGCTGGCGGCAAGATGAGCGAAACAGACAAGATGTATATGAAAATGGCAGAAAATCCTCAACCCATTCCATCCTATATTGACTATGTAAAGGAAAGGGCAGGAGAACTGTATGAAATGTTTGGCACCGATGTTGACAAATATTCAAGCTATTATACCGAAAATCGCCCATATTTCTATGGCAATCTGAACGATTATGATATTAAGCTCGATGAAGATGCCAAGAGCATCGGCATCGCCAATAACGACAAGCGTATCCTTGACAAAGCTATCTCCATGTGGGAAAAAGGCCAAGACATAGAGAAGGCAAAGCGCATCCTCTATCGCTATACGTTGCTCCGTTACGACAATGCCAAGCAATGGCGAGAGTGGTATAATAAATATCAGAGCAAACTCTTCTTTACTGAGAGCGGAGGCTGGCTGTGGCTGGTCAATGATCTCGATCCGAAGACTCCAGGCAATGACTACAGCGTTCTCAAATTCTACGATTTCAATGAAAGCAACATCGCTCCTATCCAAGAGAAAGCAACCAAAGAAGAGCCTGTTGCCCTATCATCCGCTGTCAGCACTGTGGGCAAAGACAAGGAACTCATCATCCGCATGAAGATATATCCAGACTATCACATCTATGCAAAGGTAAGCGATCAGGACCCTTATATCCAGACGACTTATGACCTCAAGGCAGAAGGCGATGTCAAACTGGTAGGCGAACTTCAGAAACCTGTTGGCAGACCTATGGCAGGCTCTAAATCTATCATCCTTGAAGGTGAGCAGATTTTCCGTCAGAAGATAGAAGGCAAATCGGGTAAGATTACCTTTATAGTCAACTATCAGGCTTGCGATAGCCATGTTTGTCTGATGCCAAAGAGCAAGACTATCACGATAGAATTATAA
- a CDS encoding FecR family protein encodes MNKNIDINTLVSKLLTGEISEEEGKELLSRVEQDASLKDKIEHLMNEDDFLQRYHLYKSIDAEKAKATFKASLQHAEEQEDRNDDKAATIIWLRRIAAAAAIALILMGTWMYFGHQGSTPPAVITAELHQAIERVQQNDMNGATLTINGKTIKVKDAQSALAQAEKVADSKDGSSFLGSDEITESSLITKKDKEFWMVLDDGTYVHLNYNTTLIYPNHFVGSERKVKLKGEAYFIVANDSKKRPFIVETANGDVHDYGTEFNVNTMKEKGVTSVVLVKGKVGVSSKYGKEYLLKPGDMATLKAGRTPDIQQVDVNFYTSWNTGNFLFDGCTLQDLMEVISHWYNMKVEFSSEDMKELRFTGSIDKYEPMGQTLNAIENITRLKITAKEGIINIREYKH; translated from the coding sequence ATGAATAAGAATATTGATATCAATACACTCGTCAGTAAATTACTGACTGGCGAAATCTCAGAGGAAGAAGGCAAGGAGCTCTTATCAAGAGTAGAGCAAGATGCGTCGCTAAAAGACAAAATAGAGCATCTCATGAATGAAGATGATTTTCTCCAACGCTACCATCTCTACAAGAGCATTGATGCCGAGAAAGCAAAAGCTACATTCAAAGCATCTCTCCAACATGCAGAGGAACAGGAAGATAGAAATGATGACAAAGCTGCTACCATCATCTGGTTGCGACGCATAGCCGCTGCAGCAGCTATCGCCCTCATATTAATGGGTACATGGATGTATTTCGGACATCAAGGTTCCACCCCACCAGCCGTCATCACCGCAGAACTGCATCAAGCCATAGAACGGGTTCAGCAGAATGACATGAATGGAGCTACACTTACCATCAACGGCAAAACCATCAAGGTGAAAGATGCACAGAGTGCATTGGCACAAGCAGAAAAAGTAGCTGACAGTAAGGATGGAAGCAGTTTTTTGGGAAGCGACGAAATAACAGAAAGCTCCCTGATAACAAAGAAAGACAAGGAATTCTGGATGGTACTGGACGACGGAACCTACGTGCATCTCAACTACAATACCACCCTCATCTATCCTAATCACTTTGTAGGCAGCGAGCGTAAGGTAAAGCTCAAGGGAGAAGCCTATTTCATCGTGGCCAACGACTCGAAGAAACGACCTTTCATAGTAGAGACTGCCAACGGAGATGTACACGACTATGGTACCGAGTTTAATGTCAACACGATGAAGGAAAAAGGTGTAACCAGCGTTGTTCTGGTGAAAGGTAAAGTTGGTGTGAGCAGCAAGTACGGTAAAGAATACCTGTTGAAACCAGGCGATATGGCAACCCTGAAAGCAGGCAGAACACCAGACATCCAGCAAGTGGATGTTAATTTTTACACCTCTTGGAACACGGGCAACTTCTTGTTCGACGGCTGCACGCTGCAAGATCTGATGGAAGTTATCTCCCATTGGTACAACATGAAGGTGGAGTTCTCGTCCGAAGACATGAAAGAACTGCGATTCACAGGCAGCATTGACAAATACGAACCGATGGGACAGACTCTCAATGCAATAGAGAATATCACAAGATTGAAGATAACTGCCAAGGAAGGCATCATCAACATCAGAGAATATAAACATTAA
- a CDS encoding RNA polymerase sigma-70 factor produces MSEKSDIEIAIICQWDNQAIELLYDKYYRALVSYGCQFVEMTIAEDIVQDLFSVLWERRPFFNSISKFSAYLYNTVHNSALNHLRHQTVHNNYRQSIVDNLQEFMLVDDTLDIFNKEEIYRQLFAAIDELPPRQKEVFLLCMEGKKNREIAEQLDISAETVKVQKRRAIARLRDKLSPMLIEIILVLIRKSFDA; encoded by the coding sequence ATGAGTGAGAAAAGTGATATTGAAATTGCAATAATTTGCCAATGGGATAATCAGGCCATCGAGTTGTTGTACGATAAATATTATCGTGCCTTGGTGAGTTATGGTTGTCAGTTTGTGGAAATGACCATTGCAGAAGATATCGTGCAGGATCTTTTCTCTGTTCTATGGGAACGTCGCCCTTTTTTCAACAGTATTTCCAAGTTTTCCGCCTATTTATATAATACGGTGCATAACTCTGCTCTCAATCACCTGCGCCATCAAACGGTACACAACAACTATCGGCAGAGTATAGTTGATAATCTGCAGGAGTTTATGCTGGTGGATGATACCTTGGATATTTTTAATAAGGAAGAAATCTATCGTCAACTCTTTGCTGCGATAGATGAGTTGCCTCCTCGCCAAAAGGAAGTCTTTCTTCTTTGTATGGAGGGGAAGAAAAACAGGGAGATTGCAGAGCAACTGGACATCTCTGCTGAGACGGTGAAGGTACAGAAGCGTCGTGCGATAGCTCGATTAAGGGATAAACTTTCTCCTATGTTAATTGAAATTATTCTTGTTCTGATAAGAAAAAGTTTTGATGCCTAA
- a CDS encoding acetyl-CoA hydrolase/transferase C-terminal domain-containing protein — protein sequence MAYTRLSAAEAAAMINDQDTIGLSGFTPNGVPKATFRELSKRAVAEHEAGRPFQVGILTGASTSQSIEGDMAAAHAIKFRAPFSTNKDFRTHTNLGEIDYEDMHLGHMAERLRRGFYGEIDLAIIEVSDLEEGETTCKAFLTSAGGIVPTIVRLAKKVLIEKNTFHSPASRYLHDVYEIAECPFRTPIPIMNVGDRIGKEYVEIDAHKIVGVIECNIPEEARAFKPLDPVTEQMGHNVADFLVSDLKKGHIPPQFLPLQSGVGVTSNAVLEALGQNPNVPVFSVYTEVVQDAVVKYMREGRIKDASCSSLTVTNDTLKEVYDDIDYFKKHLTIRQSEISNSPEVIRRLGVIAMNTAIECDIYGNENSSHICGSKLMNGIGGSCDYERNGYISIFTTQSTTKNGCISAIVPMCSHVDSTEHDVDVIVTEQGVADLRGKGPLRRAKEIIENCAHPDYRPMLREYLKFAEKGHEPQSMRAALAMHDTFLKKGDMRLTDFGEYLK from the coding sequence ATGGCATATACAAGATTGAGTGCTGCCGAAGCGGCAGCGATGATTAACGATCAAGATACAATCGGATTGAGTGGTTTCACACCAAACGGCGTGCCTAAGGCAACCTTCCGCGAACTCTCCAAGAGAGCCGTGGCTGAGCACGAGGCGGGCAGACCTTTCCAGGTGGGCATCCTCACGGGTGCTTCTACCTCGCAGAGTATCGAAGGTGACATGGCAGCAGCCCATGCCATCAAGTTCCGTGCGCCATTTTCTACCAACAAGGATTTTAGAACTCATACCAACCTGGGCGAGATTGATTATGAGGATATGCACCTCGGCCACATGGCTGAGCGCCTGCGCCGTGGCTTCTATGGCGAAATAGACCTTGCCATCATCGAAGTTTCTGATTTGGAAGAAGGCGAAACCACCTGCAAGGCATTCCTGACCTCTGCCGGCGGCATTGTTCCTACCATCGTCCGCCTTGCCAAGAAGGTGCTCATCGAGAAGAATACCTTCCACAGTCCAGCTTCCCGCTATCTGCACGATGTATACGAGATAGCAGAATGCCCGTTCCGCACTCCTATCCCTATCATGAACGTAGGCGATAGAATCGGTAAGGAGTATGTTGAGATTGATGCACATAAGATTGTGGGTGTGATAGAATGCAACATTCCGGAGGAGGCACGTGCCTTCAAACCTCTCGACCCTGTGACGGAACAGATGGGACATAATGTGGCTGATTTCCTGGTCAGCGACCTGAAGAAGGGACATATTCCTCCTCAGTTCCTGCCTTTGCAGAGCGGAGTGGGAGTAACTTCCAATGCCGTTCTTGAGGCATTAGGACAGAACCCTAACGTGCCGGTATTCAGCGTTTATACCGAGGTGGTTCAGGATGCTGTAGTGAAATACATGCGCGAGGGAAGAATCAAGGATGCTTCCTGCTCTTCGCTCACCGTAACAAACGATACATTGAAAGAGGTGTATGATGATATTGATTACTTCAAGAAGCATCTCACCATCCGCCAGAGCGAGATTTCAAACTCTCCTGAGGTCATCCGCCGTCTGGGTGTCATCGCCATGAACACCGCCATCGAGTGCGATATCTACGGCAATGAGAACTCCAGCCATATCTGCGGCAGCAAGCTGATGAATGGTATCGGCGGTTCCTGCGATTACGAGCGCAATGGTTACATTTCTATCTTCACCACGCAGAGTACCACCAAGAACGGTTGCATTTCAGCCATTGTTCCGATGTGCAGTCACGTAGACAGTACAGAGCATGATGTGGATGTCATCGTTACCGAACAGGGAGTAGCCGATCTTCGTGGCAAGGGGCCGTTGCGTCGTGCCAAAGAGATTATCGAAAACTGTGCCCATCCGGATTACCGCCCTATGCTCCGTGAGTATCTGAAGTTTGCCGAGAAGGGCCACGAGCCACAGAGCATGCGTGCCGCCCTCGCCATGCACGATACCTTCCTGAAGAAGGGCGATATGAGATTGACTGATTTCGGAGAATATCTGAAATAA
- a CDS encoding DUF1349 domain-containing protein: MEKNDTILKPFVAENLFWIREPKQYTITDSLITIVSEPHTDLWQRTYYGFSNDNAPVLQMKTSNKFFSFTVKTSFNSSALFDQCGIAIYLDSDNWMKASIEYENEEYQRLGSVVTNNGYSDWATHDIPSSIKEMWYRLSRRGSDYYIETSPDGTTFHQMRTFHLDKGDGEISFGIYAASPVDHSFTAQFSEMEVGECKWQSWSTEDTGFKQTANK; the protein is encoded by the coding sequence ATGGAAAAAAATGACACAATCTTAAAGCCATTTGTGGCTGAAAACTTGTTTTGGATTCGTGAGCCCAAACAATACACTATCACGGACTCGTTGATTACAATCGTTTCAGAACCTCACACAGACTTATGGCAGCGCACCTATTATGGGTTCAGCAACGACAATGCTCCGGTGCTGCAAATGAAAACCTCCAACAAGTTCTTTTCTTTTACTGTAAAGACATCGTTCAACAGTTCCGCCCTGTTCGACCAGTGCGGAATCGCAATCTATCTTGACAGTGATAATTGGATGAAGGCATCAATCGAATACGAGAACGAGGAATACCAGAGATTGGGCAGTGTGGTGACAAACAACGGATATTCCGATTGGGCTACGCATGATATTCCATCTTCCATAAAGGAAATGTGGTATCGCCTTAGTCGTCGGGGAAGCGACTATTATATAGAGACAAGTCCTGACGGTACCACTTTCCACCAGATGCGTACATTCCATTTGGATAAGGGTGATGGGGAAATCTCGTTCGGAATATATGCGGCAAGTCCGGTTGACCATTCATTCACCGCACAGTTCTCTGAAATGGAAGTCGGCGAGTGTAAATGGCAATCATGGTCAACGGAAGATACAGGATTCAAACAGACTGCAAACAAGTAA
- a CDS encoding response regulator transcription factor, whose product MKQENELKSLLTDQEFEASDNRELLLAQAKACANGYALATEGIAVVSDFQNKECHIYSGRFGQTIMNLPEYMVDRNSAFEDIVFCHAKEDELIERHVLELRFFNFIKERSIKEKTNFSASCILNFYRAGDNEKVKILHTTRYFSCSANGSVLLGLCTYIPYPISHNRQDGIIVNLLTGETVGRDIYEASDRKILSRRQLEILSLIAKGVPSKQIADKLNISIYTVNRHRQDILASLKVANTAAAVEIALRMNLI is encoded by the coding sequence ATGAAGCAAGAAAATGAACTAAAATCGCTTTTGACAGATCAAGAGTTTGAAGCCTCGGATAACAGGGAACTATTACTCGCTCAAGCAAAAGCGTGTGCAAATGGTTATGCATTAGCAACAGAAGGCATAGCAGTTGTATCAGATTTTCAAAATAAAGAATGCCATATTTATTCTGGAAGATTCGGTCAAACTATAATGAATCTTCCAGAATATATGGTAGATCGTAATTCTGCCTTTGAGGACATCGTATTCTGTCATGCAAAAGAAGACGAACTTATTGAACGTCATGTACTGGAACTTCGTTTCTTCAACTTTATAAAAGAACGTTCAATAAAAGAAAAGACAAATTTTTCAGCTTCATGTATCCTTAATTTTTACCGGGCCGGAGACAATGAAAAAGTCAAGATACTCCATACAACGAGATATTTCAGCTGTAGTGCCAATGGTAGTGTTTTACTCGGTCTATGCACTTACATCCCGTACCCTATTTCCCATAACCGACAAGATGGAATAATTGTTAATCTATTAACCGGGGAAACGGTTGGACGAGACATATACGAAGCGAGTGACCGTAAAATTCTTAGCCGCCGACAACTTGAAATACTGTCATTGATAGCTAAAGGAGTACCAAGCAAACAAATTGCCGACAAGTTAAACATATCCATTTATACTGTTAATCGCCATCGTCAGGATATTTTAGCATCGTTAAAAGTTGCCAATACCGCAGCCGCAGTAGAAATTGCATTAAGAATGAACCTTATTTAA
- the cysS gene encoding cysteine--tRNA ligase: MEQKLLIYNTLTRTKERFTPLHAPNVGMYVCGPTVYGDPHLGHARPAITFDILFRYLKHLGYKVRYVRNITDVGHLEHDADEGDDKIEKKARLEQLEPMEIAQYYTNRYHDAMEALNVLPPSIEPHATGHIIEQEKLVQEILDNGYAYESNGSIYFDIEKYNKDHKYGILSGRNLENVINESRELAGIGEKKNQADFALWKKASPEHIMRWPSPWSDGFPGWHCECTAMGRKYLGSHFDIHGGGMDLIFPHHECEIAQAVASQGDQMVHYWMHNNMITINGQKMGKSLGNFITLEQFFTGNHDSLEQAYSPMTIRFFILSAHYRSTVDFSNDALKASQKGLERLMNGLNDLERVPVAKQSDDQVKKFVSELRQRCYDAMNDDFQTQLVISYLFEACHVINTALDHKANISAEDLKELSDTMHLFTFDLLGLKSEKGANNDAREEAYGKVVDMVLNLRAKAKADKDWATSDQIRDALAEAGFEVKDTKDGVTWKLNK, from the coding sequence ATGGAACAGAAATTACTGATTTACAACACTCTCACTCGTACGAAAGAGAGATTCACTCCGCTCCACGCTCCTAACGTGGGCATGTATGTTTGTGGCCCTACCGTGTATGGCGATCCGCATCTCGGTCATGCACGACCAGCCATCACATTCGATATACTCTTCCGCTATCTCAAGCACCTGGGCTATAAGGTTCGCTACGTTAGAAACATTACCGACGTGGGCCACCTGGAGCACGATGCAGATGAAGGCGATGACAAGATTGAGAAGAAGGCTCGCCTGGAGCAGTTGGAGCCAATGGAGATTGCGCAGTACTACACCAACCGCTACCACGATGCCATGGAGGCGCTGAACGTACTCCCTCCTAGCATTGAGCCTCATGCCACAGGTCATATCATCGAACAGGAGAAACTGGTTCAGGAAATTCTGGACAATGGCTATGCCTACGAGAGCAACGGCTCTATCTACTTCGACATCGAGAAGTATAACAAGGATCATAAGTACGGTATCCTCTCTGGACGTAACCTGGAGAACGTAATCAACGAGAGCCGCGAGCTGGCTGGTATCGGCGAGAAGAAGAACCAGGCTGACTTCGCTCTCTGGAAGAAGGCTTCACCAGAGCACATCATGCGCTGGCCTAGTCCTTGGAGCGATGGTTTCCCTGGCTGGCACTGCGAGTGTACTGCGATGGGACGCAAGTACTTGGGCAGCCACTTCGATATTCACGGTGGCGGCATGGATTTGATTTTCCCTCACCACGAGTGCGAGATTGCTCAGGCTGTAGCTTCTCAGGGCGACCAGATGGTTCATTACTGGATGCACAACAATATGATTACCATCAATGGTCAGAAGATGGGTAAGAGCTTGGGTAACTTCATCACTCTGGAGCAGTTCTTCACAGGCAATCACGACAGTCTGGAGCAGGCTTATTCGCCAATGACTATCCGTTTCTTCATCCTCTCTGCTCACTACCGCAGCACCGTAGATTTCTCTAACGATGCATTGAAGGCTAGCCAGAAGGGATTGGAGCGCCTGATGAATGGTTTGAACGACCTGGAGCGTGTGCCTGTGGCTAAGCAGAGCGATGATCAGGTGAAGAAGTTTGTAAGCGAGTTGCGCCAGCGCTGCTACGATGCGATGAACGATGACTTCCAGACTCAGCTTGTTATCAGCTATCTCTTCGAGGCTTGCCACGTAATCAACACAGCCCTCGACCACAAGGCAAACATCTCTGCTGAAGACCTGAAGGAGCTTTCAGACACCATGCATCTCTTCACCTTCGACCTGCTCGGTCTGAAGAGTGAGAAGGGAGCCAACAATGATGCTCGTGAAGAGGCTTATGGCAAGGTAGTAGATATGGTTCTCAACCTGCGTGCCAAGGCTAAGGCTGATAAGGACTGGGCTACCAGCGACCAGATTCGCGATGCCCTGGCTGAAGCCGGTTTCGAGGTAAAGGACACCAAGGATGGTGTTACCTGGAAATTGAACAAATAA
- a CDS encoding calcineurin-like phosphoesterase C-terminal domain-containing protein, which produces MKKKQLYIGVLSVACCALVAIGITLHLLYPKKQIQNLVKNPPVLRLKPQPADTLKKKPVKKMDFNISGTLRDKEGKGVAGVIVSDGFNCVKTDAQGRYKMKRDSLAKFIYYSVPADCEVPTHSKTDRTAFFYQKVSKGKKTYNFTLTRLPGGKEIHYKMIVIGDPQVTNAYSPYYTSPDDNPIKKSDVERFTTQTMADIRQTISSLPAGTPVYGLSMGDDVQYYGGYNAKLERQIRQALGSSEMRLFSVIGNHDQDGKALYRRKWEENFGPTDFSFNRGDVHYVCINNCFFHRGMSYYSPGELRERQVKWLKQDLALTPKDMKVVLCYHIPFTFGNAPFSKAKPLTNANEQGHYSSSRLSLLLSLLKPFKGGYELFCGHTHFACNHEINYQGEDVMEHCHAAACGNIWQSNINICGTPNGYYVYSFVGTSISNCYYKGTFWDKSKQMTLFRAQTDFNGEKYSRDWQLANNRNILVANVFNATSHWRVVAVEDGKEYLMGRLSGKGQDAFAAGYHHKYSESVSYRFVSKGNGYLIMNHLYYYTPRNPNARIIIKASDPYGNTYTASSDEVTTEPFANYAHYYEKEYKEYKNKKDKMLRDSISGRQKDSLAARKKTP; this is translated from the coding sequence ATGAAAAAGAAACAATTATACATAGGGGTTCTGTCGGTTGCTTGCTGCGCGCTCGTAGCAATAGGCATCACCTTGCACCTGCTCTACCCCAAGAAACAGATACAGAACCTGGTGAAAAACCCACCGGTTCTCCGGCTCAAGCCACAGCCTGCAGATACGCTGAAGAAGAAACCTGTGAAGAAGATGGATTTCAATATCTCCGGAACTTTAAGAGATAAGGAAGGAAAGGGAGTGGCTGGCGTCATCGTGAGCGATGGATTCAACTGTGTGAAAACCGATGCACAGGGCAGATATAAGATGAAGCGAGACAGCCTGGCAAAATTCATATACTATTCTGTTCCAGCTGATTGCGAGGTCCCTACCCATTCTAAGACCGATCGCACGGCTTTCTTCTACCAAAAGGTATCCAAGGGGAAGAAAACCTATAACTTCACCCTCACCCGACTGCCGGGCGGCAAGGAGATTCACTATAAGATGATTGTCATCGGCGACCCGCAGGTTACCAATGCCTACAGCCCTTACTATACTTCTCCGGATGATAATCCCATCAAGAAGAGCGATGTAGAAAGATTCACTACCCAGACGATGGCGGACATCAGGCAGACCATCAGTTCGCTGCCAGCCGGAACACCGGTCTACGGGCTCAGCATGGGCGATGATGTGCAGTATTATGGCGGCTACAACGCCAAGCTGGAGCGTCAGATACGCCAGGCATTGGGCTCTTCAGAGATGCGTCTCTTCTCCGTCATCGGCAATCACGATCAGGATGGCAAGGCGCTCTACCGCAGGAAGTGGGAAGAGAATTTCGGTCCTACCGATTTTTCCTTCAACCGTGGCGATGTGCATTATGTCTGCATCAACAACTGCTTCTTCCATCGCGGCATGTCCTATTATTCGCCTGGAGAATTACGTGAGCGCCAGGTGAAATGGCTGAAGCAGGATTTGGCCCTTACGCCAAAGGATATGAAGGTGGTGCTCTGCTATCATATCCCGTTCACCTTCGGCAATGCGCCTTTTAGCAAGGCGAAGCCGCTGACCAATGCCAATGAGCAGGGGCATTATTCTTCTTCCCGTCTCTCGCTGCTGTTATCTCTTTTGAAGCCATTCAAGGGAGGATATGAACTCTTCTGCGGCCATACTCATTTTGCCTGCAACCACGAGATCAATTATCAGGGCGAGGATGTGATGGAGCATTGTCATGCTGCTGCCTGTGGCAATATATGGCAGTCGAATATCAACATCTGCGGCACCCCGAACGGATATTATGTCTATAGTTTTGTGGGTACCAGCATCAGCAACTGCTATTACAAGGGAACTTTCTGGGATAAGAGCAAGCAGATGACCTTGTTCCGTGCGCAGACCGATTTCAACGGCGAGAAATACTCTAGGGATTGGCAGTTGGCAAACAACAGGAATATCCTGGTAGCCAATGTCTTCAATGCTACCAGTCATTGGCGTGTTGTAGCCGTAGAGGATGGCAAGGAATATCTGATGGGGCGCCTCAGCGGAAAGGGTCAGGATGCCTTTGCCGCCGGCTACCATCATAAGTACAGCGAGAGTGTATCTTACCGGTTCGTGAGCAAGGGCAACGGTTATCTCATCATGAACCACCTTTATTATTATACTCCTAGGAATCCGAATGCCAGAATCATCATCAAGGCATCCGATCCATACGGAAATACCTATACGGCATCGAGCGATGAGGTAACGACAGAGCCTTTCGCCAACTATGCCCATTATTACGAAAAAGAGTATAAGGAATATAAGAATAAGAAAGACAAGATGTTGCGGGATTCTATATCTGGCAGACAGAAAGATTCACTTGCTGCAAGGAAGAAAACGCCATAA